TTGCTTGTGATTTGGTGCTTTATCCCGAACAAAAAATGTAGATTTGCGTTTGAATTAAAAGTATAATCAAAACCAAAAATACGTTCGGAGCAAACCGACACGTAAAAAGAATTATCGTATGAAATGGATAAACAGAAACGATAGCGAATCCAACTACGAAGATCGTCGGGGTAGAGGAGTGAAGCGGGGAGCTGCATTCGGCGGTGTTGGGATGATCATTGTTGCCATAATCGCCCTGTTGTTGGGGAAGAACCCTTTTCAGGCCATCGATATGGTAAACAGTGTGGTGCCCGGACAAACATCGGAAGAGGTGGTGGATCCTTCGCGCATGAACGAAAACGAAGACCTGAAAGTATTCACGCTTGGTGTTTTTAACAGCGCCAACGATGTGTGGACGGAAATTTTCAGGACTCAGATGGGTGAAAGTTACCGTAACCCGGTTCTTGTGAATTTTACCGATCAGACCACCTCTGCCTGCGGCGGTGCAACGGCTCAGGTGGGGCCTTTTTACTGTCCCGGCGATGAAAAAGTGTATATCGATCTCAACTTCTTTCACCAGTTGACACGCGATTACGGTGCTAGGGGCGACATGGCAATGGCTTACGTTACGGCTCATGAAGTGGGGCATCACGTGCAGAAACTGCTGGGTATTGTCGATCAGGTAAACCAATACCGGGGCCGTATCAGTGAAGCTGAATACAACAAGATCATGGTCAAGATGGAACTGCAGGCCGATTTTTTCGCCGGGTTGTGGGCCAATCAGGCCAGCAAACTGGGAATAATTCAACTCGAGCCGGGAGACTTGGAGTCGGCCATCAGCGCCACGACCGCCGTTGGTGATGATACCCTGCAAAAGGAGGCGATGGGTTACACCGTCCCTGATTCATTCACGCACGGAACGGCTGCCCAACGGACATACTGGTTCCGCAAAGGTTACCAGACCGGCGATATCCGGCAAGGTGACACGTTCAACGATCCGAGCCTCAGATAGATCCGTTACACGGCAAAATAACTTTCCAATTCTTTCAGGGTGTCCTGGGTGGTTTGGGTATCCCTCACCACCAGCCCTTTCTCGAGAACAACAATGCGGTCACAGACTTCCGTAACGTGGTTGAGGTCGTGGCTCGAAATAAGCATCGTCATGCTCCTGGTACTTTTCAGTTCATTGAGCATCCGTTTCAGGCGGATTTGCGAAGTGGGGTCGAGCGCGGTGAACGGCTCATCGAGAACAAGTATCTGCGGATCGCTGAGAAGTGCGGCGGCTATCCCGGTCTTTTTCTGGTTCCCTTTCGAGAGGTCGCGGATCAGCTTCTTCGAACCCAAGATCTCGCCGTTAAAGAACTCCTTCATCGACTCTAAAAAGGCGGTAATATCGCCTTCCGATTTTCCGTAGACTTTTCCCGTGAAAGCAAAATATTCCTCGGGAGTAAGAAAGTCGATCAGGAAACTCTCGTCGAGGAACGACCCCACTTTCGATTTCCAGTCGTCGCGACGGGCAACTCTTTCCCCGTCAATACGTACTTCGCCCGAGCTCGCTTCAATCAGGTCGAGTATCAGCCGGAAAAAAGTGGTTTTCCCTGCGCCGTTGTTTCCAACCAGTCCGAAACTTTCGCCGTTCTTAACGGTTATTTCCGGAATATTTAAAACAGCTACGCCGTTGTATATTTTCTTGAGATCGGTTACTTTAATCACAGTATTTGCTGCAATGGGTACGGGTGGCGGCATTGAAATTGCGGTATCCAGGGTTGGTTGAATTTCTTCAGCGTTCATATCGTTAATTTTAATTATTTGTTCGTGGTAAGTTCATTCCTTCTTTCTGAATCCTTCGCAAAGCGCGTATTTCCGCCTCAAGAACTGCTTTTCGGTAATTTCGAGCAGTTGTTTCCAGAAAACAATGCCGGCCAGCCCCAGGACGGCCAAGATGATGAGAGCAATGTGTTTAGCGGAAAACAACGAGAAAATACCGATTAATCCCATCGGAACAACCAGCAGGGGAATCATGATGATGAAGTTTTTGTAGCTCACTCCCTGCATGTTCATGGCAGAGCCTTTTGAGAGTTCCAACCGTTTGGTATTGAACGTGGCCCCAAAGAGGTAGACGTGGATGTTCACCCCTGCGTTATACAGGAAAGCGACCGAGTGATTGATCAGAATATCCCTTCCAAACAGGAAATAGGGCGTGGTAAGTATGAAGGAGATGATGCTGAGCGACAACAGTAGAAAATAATTGGCCTTGATGTACGACTGGGTATCGATGTCTCTTGTCATCAGGAAATCGAAATAGGAACCTTCCCAGTTGATGATCCATTGTCCGAACAGGATCATGCCTATGCCGGTAACGAAGATAGCGACGAACATCAGCATGGCATCGTTTTCCTTGTACATGTCGCTGGGGTAAAACAGCAACCCGTAGAGCAGGAAAAGTACAGCTGTGTAGAGCACGTTCTTGGTCCGTTTATGCCTTAACACGAGTTTCATCTCCAGGGAAATGATCTCTCCTATTTTCCCAAAACGTTCCATGAACGTGAAGTTTTGGGTTTCGGCCTGCTTCCGGATTGTTTTTCTGTCGAAGTTCTCGGGATAATAATTCTGAGCGAAGAACCCTTTGTTCAGCAGGAAAGCTGCTCCGCTGAATACCAAAACAATTATCCATCCAATCGGATTTTCGATAAGGAAGCCGAACACCTGCTGCGATAACGCGAAAAGGGAGTAGATGTTGAAATATTCCAATGCTGCTAGTCCGGCGACGATCAGGAGAAAAGAGGTGATTCCCGTAATGGATGACCCGAATTTACGTTTCAGGAAAGAAGCAAAAAGCGTGTTGAACCAGATCAGGAAAATGACGATCAGAACAAACCGGAACGCTCCGCCTAAACCGTATGCCGGGTGAATACCCGTGACGGAAAAAGGTATGGCAAAACAAAGTGTGAGGTAGTTTGCCGGATTGAGCAAGGGTTTGATCAACAGGTAATTCACCAGCTTGCTTCTCTTCACCGGCAACACCTGATAGCTTTGCAGGTTGATGGTGCTCAACGGTTGAAACAGGAACCGGAAAAGCAATGCCAGGACGGTTACGTACATCAGGATACCGTTAAACGTGAGTGCGGGATCGAGTTTCGGAGCGGCTTCTGCCAGGATTCTGGGCATCATAAAACCCAGGAGTACGAAGATTACCAGGAAGTATACAGCGCTCAACCCGACGAATATATTAACGATCAGGTTTTTATAATATCCGGGTGCGCGTACACTTTTCAGCCAATAGTGTTTGAAAAATGTTGAATACATGAAGTTTTAGTCTGATGCTTTTATTTTTTTCCGAAAAATGCGCCGAAAATGCTTCGGGTGATGGTTCTGCCGAGTTGCGAACTTATTTGCCGTGTGGCACTTCTGCCCACTTGCTCCAGCAAATCGCCCACGATGCCCCGCTCTTCTTTTTTCCTGCGGGCTTCGGCGCGTCTTTCACGTTCGGCTTCCGCCTGTAACCTCCGTTCCTCTTTTTCCAGACGGATACGCTCTTTCTCGGCTTCTGCCTGCTCACGTTCTTCGGCGAGCAGTTCCTGTTTTTGGGAAAGAATTTCGAAAGCGGATTCCCGGTCGACCAGTTTTTCATACACTCCATAAATGAGTGATTGCTTCATTATCTGGTCCCTTTCTCCTGCCGTAATCGGTCCGATCTGGCCCTGCGGCGGCAGGATATTGGCGCGTTGCACCATTTGGGGCGCACCTTTTTCGTCGAGGAACGACACCAACGCTTCGCCGGTGTTCAGTTGTGTGATAGCCTCTTCCGTGTCGAACTTCGGATTGGACCGGAACGTGTTGGCCGCCACCTTTACCGCTTTCTGATCGTTGGGCGTGTAGGCTCGGAGCGCGTGTTGCACACGGTTTCCGAGTTGTCCGAGAATTACGGGCGGGATATCGGCGGGATTTTGCGTGCAGAAATAGATACCTACCCCTTTGGAGCGGATGAGGCGGACAATCTGTTCCACCTTTTCGAGCAACGGCTTGGGCATGTCGTTAAACAGCATGTGTGCTTCATCAAAGAAAAAAACCAGTTTAGGCTTGTCCATATCGCCCACTTCGGGCAAGTTGTTAAACAGGTCGTCGAGCAGCCAAAGTAGGAAAGTGGTATACACCCGTGGGGAGTTCATCAGTTTGTCGGCGGCCAAAATGTTGATTACTCCTCTTCCTTGCTCCGTTTGCATAAAATCGGTAATCACCAGTTCGGGCTCACCGAAGAATTTGTCGGCGCCTTCGCTTTCCAGGCGTAGCAGCGCGCGTTGTATGGCGCCGATGCTTGCCGGAGAGATGTTCCCGTATTCGGTGGTGTATTTTGCCCGGTTGTCTCCTACGAACTGGATCATCTTTTGCAAGTCTTTCAAGTCGAGGAGCAGCAGGTTGTTATCGTCGGCAATTTTGAAAACCATAGTCAGTACCGCTCCCTGAGTTTCGTTCAGTTGCAGCAGTCGTTCGAGCAACATCGGCCCCATTTCGGTAACGGTTGTCCGCACCGGATGCCCCTGTTCGCCGAAAACGTCCCAGAACCTCACCGGGAAGCCTTTAAACTCAAATCCTTTTTCACCTAACTTATAACCGTCCACGCGTTTGGAAACGCTCTCCTTGTTTCCGCCTGTTTTGGCCACGCCGGAGAGGTCGCCTTTCATGTCGGCGGCAAAGACGGGTACTCCCATTTCGCTGAATGTTTCAGAAAGTGTTTGCAAGGTGACGGTTTTTCCTGTTCCTGTGGCACCTGTTATTAGTCCGTGGCGGTTTGCCATTTTGGGGATAAGG
This portion of the Petrimonas sulfuriphila genome encodes:
- a CDS encoding zinc metallopeptidase, translating into MKWINRNDSESNYEDRRGRGVKRGAAFGGVGMIIVAIIALLLGKNPFQAIDMVNSVVPGQTSEEVVDPSRMNENEDLKVFTLGVFNSANDVWTEIFRTQMGESYRNPVLVNFTDQTTSACGGATAQVGPFYCPGDEKVYIDLNFFHQLTRDYGARGDMAMAYVTAHEVGHHVQKLLGIVDQVNQYRGRISEAEYNKIMVKMELQADFFAGLWANQASKLGIIQLEPGDLESAISATTAVGDDTLQKEAMGYTVPDSFTHGTAAQRTYWFRKGYQTGDIRQGDTFNDPSLR
- a CDS encoding ABC transporter ATP-binding protein, with amino-acid sequence MIKVTDLKKIYNGVAVLNIPEITVKNGESFGLVGNNGAGKTTFFRLILDLIEASSGEVRIDGERVARRDDWKSKVGSFLDESFLIDFLTPEEYFAFTGKVYGKSEGDITAFLESMKEFFNGEILGSKKLIRDLSKGNQKKTGIAAALLSDPQILVLDEPFTALDPTSQIRLKRMLNELKSTRSMTMLISSHDLNHVTEVCDRIVVLEKGLVVRDTQTTQDTLKELESYFAV
- a CDS encoding DUF853 family protein, whose protein sequence is MFDNSKRAFIAINDEAEVCLIPKMANRHGLITGATGTGKTVTLQTLSETFSEMGVPVFAADMKGDLSGVAKTGGNKESVSKRVDGYKLGEKGFEFKGFPVRFWDVFGEQGHPVRTTVTEMGPMLLERLLQLNETQGAVLTMVFKIADDNNLLLLDLKDLQKMIQFVGDNRAKYTTEYGNISPASIGAIQRALLRLESEGADKFFGEPELVITDFMQTEQGRGVINILAADKLMNSPRVYTTFLLWLLDDLFNNLPEVGDMDKPKLVFFFDEAHMLFNDMPKPLLEKVEQIVRLIRSKGVGIYFCTQNPADIPPVILGQLGNRVQHALRAYTPNDQKAVKVAANTFRSNPKFDTEEAITQLNTGEALVSFLDEKGAPQMVQRANILPPQGQIGPITAGERDQIMKQSLIYGVYEKLVDRESAFEILSQKQELLAEEREQAEAEKERIRLEKEERRLQAEAERERRAEARRKKEERGIVGDLLEQVGRSATRQISSQLGRTITRSIFGAFFGKK